A genome region from Leptodactylus fuscus isolate aLepFus1 chromosome 6, aLepFus1.hap2, whole genome shotgun sequence includes the following:
- the TANC2 gene encoding protein TANC2 isoform X4, with product MQHIRMMEGMSRSLPSSPLLTHQAISVRLQPVKKLTAPLRKAKFVESPRIPESELGSPTLGSSQKLDADAYLLGEEESVLGPPPSVDEAANTLMTRLGFLLGEKVSDVQAAGPQYSMEGQEENQGSAVTQRISPCSTLTSSTASPPASSPCSTLPPPNTTAPTKDCSPTSTLESRDSGIIATLTSYSENVDRSKYGADSNKELGSRGCVKQGQKSMDSSLYRVDENIMASTFSLNKIPERGLDTGLSQSVQSIPLYLMPRPNSVAATSSAHLEDLAYLDEQRHAPLRTSLRMPRQTLAGPRTPQDLRVRFAPYRPPDISLKPLLFEVPSITTDTTFVGRDWLFHEIDAQLQSEDESVNRGVVICGNIGFGKTAIISRLVSLSCHGTRLRQLTSDSPHASPKHSEANRELAQTGQTHSGISSGSCPGTPEMRRRQEESMRRIAAQVVAYHYCQADNAYTCLVPEFVHNVAALLCRAPQLVAYREQLLREPHLQSLLSLRSCVQDPAASFRRGVLEPLENLYKERKIPDEDYIILIDGLNEAEFHKPDYGDTIVSFLSKMIGKFPRWLKLIVTVRTTLQEITKLLPFHRIFLDRLEENEAIDQDLQAYILQRIHSSSEIQNNISLNGKMDNTTFGKLSSHLKTLSQGSYLYLKLTFDLIEKGYLVLKSSSYKVVPVSLSEVYLLQCNMRFPTQSSFERALPLLNVAVASLHPLTDEHIFQAINAGSVDGGLEWEDFQQRMENLSMFLIKRRDLTRMFVHPSFREWLIWREDGEKTKFLCDPRSGHILLAFWFSRQEGKLNRQQTIELGHHILKAHIFKGLSKKVGVSSSILQALWISYSTDGLSMALASLRNLYTPNIKVSRLLIMGGANVNYRTEVLNNAPILCVQAHLGYTEMVALLLEFSVNVDASSESGMTPLAYAAASGHLTIVMLLCKRRAKVDLLDKNGQCALVHAALRGHLEVVKYLIQCDWTMAGQQPGVLKKSQAIQQALIAAASMGYSEIVSYLLDLPEKDEEEEQRAQINSFDGLWGETALTAAAGRGKLDVCRLLLEQGAAVSQPNRRGVVPIFSAVRQGHWQIVDLLLTHGADVNMADKQGRTPLMTAASEGHVATVEFLLAQGASIGLMDKEGLTALSWACLKGHLAVVRLLVENGAATDHADKNGRTPLDLAAFYGDADVVQFLVDHGAMIEHVDYSGMRPLDRAVGCRNTSVVVALLKKGAKIGCQTLPSRPKGPATWAMATSKPDIMVILLSKLMEEGDMFYKKGKVKEAAQRYQYAMKKFPREGFGEDLKTFRELKVSLLLNLSRCRRKMNDFGMAEEFATKALELKPKSYEAFYARARAKRSSRQFTAALEDLNEAIQLCPNNREIQRLLMRVEEECRQVQQEEEVQELQDEPEPEVQNEDIDSTQEDIYEEEYLEQDLENVPVGLQSEGRQCQGLPGMQSPPQSPAHRDSAYMSGSHQVFDFRSNSSVGSPTRQGYQSTSPSLSPTHQNSHYRPSPPQTSPAHQSSSYRFSPPPVGGQVMDYPSPPPSPLRRAPQYRASPPSESIGMYRQQSGSPVRYQQEPCVSQHPGRPKSPLSKISQRSFQMSQLPTAVPQPAHRLQPAKAQIVRSNQPSSAVHSSAVIPGGTYGQVAHGMASKYQTSSGEMSQSRLVYQASLGGLIADGRPMQHVQASLSAGAICQHGGIAKEDIPQRPTSAYRGGMRYNQTPQIGRSQSASYYPVCHTKLELERQPSQLGSPDVSHLIRRPVSINPGEIKPHPPTPRPLLHSQSVGLRFSPSSNSISSSSSLSATFRPSASIQQMEIPLKPAYERLCDELSPVSPPQGSYPSEPTRSRTTPFMGIIDKTARTQQYPHHHQQSRTWAVSSVDTVLSPTSPGILPQQESFSPPSSISNIAFYNKTNNAQNGHLLEDDYYGPHGVLSNGSRGDILERVTQASSYPDVKVARTLPVAQAYQDNLYRQLSRDSRQGQTSPIKPKRPFVESNV from the exons CCCCTCTGAGGAAAGCAAAGTTTGTGGAGAGCCCCAGAATTCCAGAATCTGAATTGGGATCCCCAACCCTTGGCTCGTCCCAGAAACTGGACGCTGATGCATACCTGTTGG GGGAAGAGGAGTCTGTCTTGGGCCCTCCTCCATCTGTTGATGAGGCTGCCAACACCCTCATGACCCGACTGGGCTTCCTCCTGGGTGAAAAAGTCAGCGACGTCCAAGCTGCGGGTCCCCAGTACAGCATGGaggggcaagaagaaaaccag GGCTCTGCAGTAACCCAGCGGATTAGTCCATGTTCCACCTTAACCAGCAGTACAGCCTCTCCGCCTGCCAGCAGCCCATGCTCCACTCTTCCTCCCCCAAACACCACTGCCCCCACTAAGGACTGCAGCCCCACTTCCACCCTGGAGAGCAGGGACAGTGGCATTATTG ctacCCTGACCAGCTACTCAGAGAATGTGGACCGTTCCAAGTATGGTGCAGATAGCAACAAGGAACTTGGCTCCCGAGGGTGTGTTAAGCAGGGCCAGAAGTCAATGGATTCAAGTCTCTACCGGGTGGATGAAAATATAATGGCCTCCACTTTCAGCTTAAATAAAATCCCTGAAAGGGGACTGGACACTGGACTCTCCCAATCCGTGCAGTCAATCCCGCTCTACCTCATGCCCCGCCCCAACTCTGTTGCAG CTACTAGCTCTGCACACCTGGAGGACCTCGCATACCTGGATGAGCAGAGACATGCGCCCCTGCGAACCTCTTTACGAATGCCACGACAGACCCTTGCTGGACCACGCACCCCACAAGATCTCCGAG TCCGCTTTGCGCCCTACCGACCGCCAGACATCTCCTTGAAACCACTGCTATTTGAGGTGCCGAGTATCACTACAGATACTACATTTGTTGGCCGAGATTGGCTTTTCCATGAAATTGATGCACAACTGCAGAGTGAGGACGAGAGTGTGAACCGGGGTGTAGTGATCTGTGGTAATATTGGATTTGGGAAAACTGCTATCATCTCTCGGCTGGTATCTCTCAGTTGTCACGGGACACGCCTGAGACAGCTCACATCCGACAGCCCCCACGCATCACCAAAGC ATTCAGAGGCGAATCGTGAATTGGCACAGACAGGGCAGACTCATTCTGGTATCTCTAGCGGAAGCTGTCCAGGAACTCCTGAAATGCGGAGAAGACAAGAAGAATCTATGCGGAGGATAGCAGCACAG GTGGTGGCATATCACTACTGCCAGGCTGACAATGCATACACCTGCCTAGTGCCTGAATTTGTTCACAACGTGGCTGCTCTGCTATGCCGTGCGCCCCAGCTAGTAGCTTACAGGGAGCAGCTATTACGTGAACCACATTTACAGAGCCTGCTTAGCCTAAGATCTTGTGTGCAAGACCCAGCTGCATCTTTTCGTAGGGGTGTACTCGAGCCACTTGAAAATCTATACAAAG AGAGAAAGATTCCAGATGAAGATTACATAATCCTAATAGATGGGCTGAATGAAGCGGAGTTCCACAAGCCAGACTATGGAGATACCATTGTGTCTTTTCTAAGCAAGATGATAGGAAAATTCCCTCGTTGGTTAAAACTCATTGTTACTGTGAGGACCACCCTGCAG GAAATCACCAAACTTCTTCCCTTTCACCGAATTTTCTTGGATCGACTGGAAGAGAATGAGGCCATAGATCAGGATCTTCAGGCCTACATCTTGCAACGCATTCATAGCAGTTCTGAAATCCAGAACAATATCTCACTTAATGGAAAAATGGACAACACTACATTTGGAAAACTTAGTTCTCACCTCAAGACATTGAGCCAAGGTTCCTACCTATATCTGAAACTAACATTTGACCTCATAGAGAAGGGCTACTTGGTGCTCAAGAGCTCCAGTTACAAAGTGGTCCCTGTGTCACTGTCTGAGGTGTATCTCCTGCAGTGTAACATGAGGTTCCCCACACAATCCTCTTTTGAGAGGGCCCTTCCGCTTCTCAATGTTGCCGTGGCCTCTCTCCACCCATTGACGGATGAGCACATCTTCCAGGCCATTAATGCGGGCAGTGTCGATGGAGGTCTAGAATGGGAGGACTTTCAACAGCGTATGGAGAACCTTTCCATGTTCTTGATTAAGAGGAGGGACCTGACCCGAATGTTTGTTCATCCATCCTTCAGAGAATGGTTAAtatggagagaagatggagagaaAACCAAGTTCCTTTGTGATCCCAG GAGCGGACATATCCTGCTGGCCTTCTGGTTCTCTCGTCAGGAGGGGAAGCTGAACAGGCAACAGACCATCGAGCTTGGGCATCACATTCTGAAAGCACATATCTTCAAG GGTCTTAGTAAGAAGGTCGGGGTCTCCTCATCTATTTTACAAGCCTTGTGGATTTCCTACAGCACAGATGGCCTCTCCATGGCACTGGCATCTCTGAGAAACCTCTACACTCCCAACATCAAA GTGAGCCGCCTTTTGATCATGGGTGGTGCCAATGTAAACTACCGCACTGAAGTGCTGAACAATGCCCCTATCCTGTGTGTTCAGGCTCACCTGGGATACACGGAGATGGTGGCACTGCTGTTAGAGTTCTCAGTCAATGTTGATGCCAGTTCAGAGAGTGGCATGACCCCTCTAGCGTATGCCGCAGCCTCAGGTCATCTGACAATTGTCATGTTACTGTGTAAGAGGAGAGCTAAG GTGGATCTCCTGGATAAGAACGGACAGTGTGCGCTAGTCCATGCTGCTCTGCGGGGCCACCTGGAGGTAGTAAAATATCTGATCCAGTGTGACTGGACAATGGCTGGACAACAACCTGGAGTCCTTAAGAAAAGTCAAGCCATACAGCAAGCACTCATTGCCGCTGCCAGCATGGGATATTCAGAG ATTGTCTCCTACCTTCTGGACCTACCAGAAAAAGACGAGGAGGAGGAACAGAGAGCTCAGATTAATAGTTTCGATGGGCTGTGGGGAGAAACTG CTTTAACAGCTGCTGCAGGTCGCGGAAAGCTTGATGTCTGCCGCCTACTTCTTGAACAAGGAGCAGCTGTTTCCCAACCCAACCGGAGAGGTGTTGTTCCAATATTCAGTGCTGTACGACAAGGACACTGGCAG ATTGTGGACTTGCTGCTTACACACGGCGCAGATGTTAACATGGCAGACAAGCAGGGTCGTACTCCATTAATGACGGCAGCATCAGAAGGGCATGTAGCCACTGTGGAGTTTCTGCTGGCACAAG GAGCTTCCATCGGGCTCATGGACAAGGAGGGATTAACAGCTCTGAGTTGGGCCTGCCTCAAAGGACATCTTGCTGTGGTGAGGTTGTTGGTAGAAAATGGAGCTGCCACTGACCATGCTGACAAAAATGGACGGACGCCATTGGATCTTGCTGCCTTTTATGGAGACGCAGATGTG GTGCAGTTCTTGGTGGACCACGGTGCGATGATTGAACATGTGGATTACAGCGGAATGCGCCCCCTCGATAGAGCAGTGGGCTGCAGGAACACATCTGTTGTGGTAGCTCTGCTGAAGAAAGGAGCTAAAATAG GCTGTCAGACCTTACCAAGCCGTCCAAAAG GTCCAGCCACCTGGGCCATGGCAACGTCCAAACCAGACATCATGGTCATTCTGCTGAGTAAACTGATGGAAGAGGGAGACATGTTCTACAAG AAAGGGAAAGTAAAAGAAGCCGCACAGAGATACCAATATGCCATGAAGAAGTTTCCTCGGGAGGGCTTTGGAGAAGATCTAAAGACTTTTCGAGAACTGAAGGTGTCACTTTTGCTGAACCTATCCCGATGTCGTCGGAAGATGAAC GATTTTGGAATGGCAGAAGAATTTGCTACTAAGGCTCTGGAGTTGAAACCAAAGTCATACGAGGCTTTCTATGCTCGAGCCAGAGCCAAAAGAAGTAGTAG ACAATTCACAGCAGCTTTAGAAGACCTGAATGAAGCAATCCAACTTTGCCCCAACAATCGAGAAATCCAGCGGCTTCTTATGAGAGTAGAAGAGGAATGCAGGCAAGTCCAACAAGAGGAGGAAGTTCAGGAGCTTCAAGATGAACCAGAGCCAGAAGTACAAAACGAGGATATTGATTCTACACAGGAAGACATCTATGAGGAAGAATACCTGGAACAGGACTTAGAAAATGTTCCTGTAGGATTACAGAGTGAAGGAAGACAATGTCAGGGCCTTCCAGGCATGCAAAGTCCTCCACAGTCTCCTGCTCATCGGGATTCTGCTTATATGTCAGGCTCACACCAGGTTTTTGACTTTAGATCAAACAGCTCTGTTGGCTCTCCTACACGGCAAGGCTATCAATCCACTTCTCCATCTCTCTCCCCAACACACCAGAACTCTCATTATCGCCCTAGTCCTCCTCAAACATCTCCTGCTCATCAAAGTTCTTCCTACCGCTTTAGTCCACCTCCTGTAGGAGGTCAGGTTATGGATTACCCTAGCCCACCACCTTCACCATTACGAAGGGCCCCTCAGTATAGAGCTAGCCCTCCTAGTGAAAGTATTGGTATGTATAGACAACAGTCTGGATCTCCAGTTAGGTATCAGCAAGAGCCATGTGTAAGTCAACATCCTGGAAGACCAAAGTCTCCACTGTCCAAGATATCTCAGAGGTCTTTCCAAATGTCACAGCTTCCCACCGCAGTTCCACAACCTGCACACAGATTACAGCCAGCTAAGGCACAAATTGTACGTAGCAACCAACCTAGTTCTGCAGTGCACTCTAGTGCAGTAATTCCTGGAGGTACATATGGACAAGTGGCACATGGTATGGCAAGTAAATACCAAACTTCCTCTGGAGAGATGAGTCAAAGCCGATTAGTATATCAAGCCTCACTTGGTGGTCTTATAGCTGATGGACGTCCAATGCAGCATGTGCAGGCCAGTTTGAGTGCAGGAGCTATTTGTCAGCATGGTGGCATTGCCAAGGAGGACATACCCCAGCGGCCAACATCAGCTTATCGAGGTGGAATGAGATATAACCAGACTCCTCAAATTGGCCGTAGTCAGTCGGCTTCATATTATCCGGTATGTCACACTAAGCTGGAACTTGAGCGCCAGCCCAGTCAACTAGGTTCACCAGACGTTTCTCATCTTATAAGAAGGCCTGTGAGTATTAATCCTGGGGAAATCAAGCCTCATCCACCTACTCCAAGACCACTTTTACACTCACAAAGTGTAGGACTTCGTTTTTCTCCATCTAGCAACAGTATTtcatcctcttccagcctctcAGCCACTTTTCGACCATCTGCATCcatacaacagatggaaattccATTAAAACCAGCTTACGAGAGACTCTGTGATGAGCTGTCTCCTGTGTCTCCACCACAAGGAAGTTACCCCAGTGAGCCAACACGATCTAGGACCACTCCCttcatgggtataattgacaagacAGCACGGACTCAACAGTATCCCCACCACCATCAGCAGAGTCGGACATGGGCTGTCTCCTCTGTTGACACTGTTCTCAGTCCCACATCTCCTGGTATCTTACCCCAACAAGAATCCTTCAGTCCCCCTTCCTCTATCAGCAACATCGCCTTTTATAACAAAACCAACAATGCACAGAATGGGCATCTGCTTGAAGACGACTACTATGGTCCACACGGTGTGCTGTCTAACGGCTCTCGAGGGGACATATTGGAGAGGGTCACACAGGCCTCCTCCTATCCTGATGTCAAGGTGGCCAGAACACTGCCTGTTGCACAGGCTTACCAAGACAACCTGTACAGGCAGCTGTCTCGGGACTCTCGGCAGGGCCAAACTTCGCCCATCAAACCAAAGAGACCCTTTGTGGAGTCTAATGTGTAG